A window from Pseudobutyrivibrio ruminis HUN009 encodes these proteins:
- a CDS encoding calcium/sodium antiporter — protein MTFFSTIPGALILLVVGFVFLIKGADFFVEGASAVAKKLHVPALVIGMTIVAMGTSLPELSVSVTASLADSNQLAIGNVIGSNIFNLMVVLGSCALFSALEVADDTIKKDFPFSVACAVALMIMGLIGSSVGHLDGAILLVAFAIFLGSMLMTAKNHRAHEAELAEEDVENEIVDIPTWLCIIYIIGGAVAIKFGGDWVVDSCTTLALKFGMSETLVGLTIVALGTSLPELVTSIVAAKKNELDMAIGNVVGSNIFNILLILGVAGAISPMTYLTVNAIDTLILVAFSAVVWLMCLKKKNLNRVNGIIMLLLYVAYLAYIIVRDGGVA, from the coding sequence ATGACATTTTTTAGCACAATACCAGGAGCTTTGATTCTCTTGGTAGTTGGATTTGTATTTTTGATTAAGGGAGCAGATTTCTTTGTTGAAGGCGCATCTGCTGTAGCAAAAAAGCTTCATGTGCCAGCACTTGTAATTGGTATGACAATCGTGGCAATGGGAACATCACTTCCAGAGCTTTCAGTATCTGTTACAGCTTCTTTAGCAGACAGTAATCAGCTTGCAATTGGAAATGTAATTGGCTCAAATATCTTTAATTTGATGGTGGTTTTAGGTAGCTGTGCATTGTTTTCAGCACTTGAAGTAGCTGATGACACTATTAAAAAGGATTTTCCTTTTTCAGTAGCATGTGCAGTTGCTCTCATGATTATGGGACTGATTGGTAGCTCAGTAGGACATTTAGATGGAGCAATTCTTCTTGTAGCTTTTGCTATCTTCCTTGGTTCAATGCTAATGACCGCAAAAAATCACAGAGCACATGAAGCAGAGCTTGCTGAAGAGGATGTAGAAAATGAAATTGTAGATATTCCAACCTGGCTTTGTATCATCTATATCATTGGCGGCGCTGTTGCTATCAAGTTTGGCGGTGATTGGGTAGTTGATTCATGTACAACACTTGCTCTTAAGTTTGGTATGTCAGAAACTCTTGTTGGTCTAACAATCGTAGCACTTGGAACATCACTTCCTGAGCTTGTAACATCAATTGTTGCTGCTAAGAAAAATGAGCTTGATATGGCAATTGGAAATGTAGTTGGTTCTAATATATTTAATATACTTTTGATTCTTGGCGTGGCAGGTGCAATTTCACCTATGACTTACCTTACAGTAAACGCTATTGATACATTGATTCTTGTGGCTTTTTCAGCTGTTGTATGGCTCATGTGTTTAAAGAAAAAGAATCTTAATAGAGTTAATGGAATCATCATGTTGCTACTTTATGTGGCATATCTTGCTTATATCATCGTAAGAGATGGCGGTGTAGCATAG
- a CDS encoding carbohydrate ABC transporter permease, which yields MNIDSKKSLSLVLLAAGCFGIISALALDITGSDFAFRGALLIIGAIAFLGGLYFYPTEKHHKAIINIIFLFPLLFCFVVTVIIPFGLGLFYSTTDWNGIRMTGFVGLSNYKAMFTEISFLWSLIITVLFVIINMIAVNVIGLALAVLCTSKIRAVGFFRAAYFIPNLIGGIVLGYLWQFVFNNVVLNWTLKLFDYNSSMLSKYNTAFFAIVLVYIWQYAGYIMMIYITGLTTVPTDVIEAASIDGATAVQTFFKIKLPMIASTITICTFLTLQSAFKQFDVNMALTNGTGSVNFMGQYLTNGTQMLALNIYNTAITKNNYALGQAKAVLFFIILSIVSIIQVRVSNKREVEM from the coding sequence ATGAATATAGATAGTAAAAAATCCTTGTCATTAGTATTATTAGCGGCAGGCTGCTTTGGAATCATTTCAGCTTTAGCATTGGACATTACAGGAAGTGATTTTGCATTTCGAGGTGCCTTACTAATAATTGGAGCGATAGCTTTTTTGGGTGGTTTATACTTCTACCCTACGGAAAAACATCATAAAGCAATTATAAATATTATATTTCTGTTTCCATTACTGTTTTGTTTCGTCGTAACAGTAATAATTCCTTTTGGACTTGGCTTGTTCTATTCGACAACTGATTGGAATGGAATTAGAATGACAGGCTTTGTTGGACTTAGTAATTACAAAGCAATGTTTACTGAAATAAGTTTCCTATGGTCGCTGATAATAACGGTTTTATTTGTAATCATAAATATGATTGCGGTAAATGTTATAGGTCTAGCCTTGGCAGTTTTATGCACAAGCAAAATAAGAGCTGTAGGATTCTTTAGAGCAGCTTATTTTATACCAAATCTAATTGGTGGTATCGTACTTGGTTATCTTTGGCAGTTCGTTTTTAACAATGTTGTATTGAACTGGACATTAAAACTATTTGACTACAATAGCTCAATGCTTTCAAAATATAACACAGCATTTTTTGCAATTGTTTTAGTATATATCTGGCAGTATGCAGGATATATCATGATGATTTATATTACTGGATTAACAACTGTTCCAACAGATGTAATAGAGGCAGCTTCAATCGACGGAGCAACTGCTGTGCAGACCTTCTTTAAAATCAAGCTTCCTATGATTGCATCAACAATTACAATATGCACGTTCCTTACATTACAGTCTGCCTTCAAGCAGTTCGATGTAAATATGGCATTAACAAATGGAACTGGTTCAGTAAACTTTATGGGACAGTACCTTACAAACGGCACGCAGATGTTGGCTTTGAATATTTATAATACAGCAATCACAAAGAATAATTACGCACTAGGCCAGGCAAAGGCAGTGTTGTTCTTCATCATCCTTTCAATCGTATCTATCATTCAGGTTCGTGTATCTAACAAGAGGGAGGTGGAGATGTAA
- a CDS encoding zinc ribbon domain-containing protein: MGLLDNLSDSIRSTTQDLSKKAQNATDMTKLQYDKKVKEGELIKLYEKLGKKYYQEHKDEDSEDIKRITAVTLRIKEISDDIMALKGGVACPKCGALVKNGSMYCSACGEKIEDIFEE; this comes from the coding sequence ATGGGTCTTTTAGACAATCTTTCAGATAGCATTAGAAGTACCACCCAAGACCTTAGCAAAAAAGCTCAAAACGCTACAGATATGACCAAATTGCAGTATGACAAAAAGGTCAAAGAAGGCGAACTTATCAAGCTTTATGAAAAGCTTGGAAAAAAGTATTATCAAGAGCATAAAGATGAGGACAGCGAAGATATCAAACGAATCACCGCTGTGACTCTTCGAATCAAAGAGATATCAGATGATATCATGGCACTTAAAGGCGGTGTAGCCTGCCCTAAGTGTGGCGCATTAGTCAAAAATGGCTCCATGTACTGTAGTGCATGTGGAGAAAAAATAGAGGATATTTTTGAAGAGTAG
- a CDS encoding manganese efflux pump MntP family protein: MSVVDIFLFGVGLSMDAFAVAICKGLAMKQVNKKQMLMIALFFGGFQALMPLIGFILGSAFADMISAYDHWIAFVLLLYVGGKMIIDAIREWKDEDKVEIMDPPLDYKELTLLAIATSIDALACGVTFSFYEGFNILRAILIIGLTTFAISAGGVYVGNIFGNKFKAKAQLLGGFILIFLGVKILLEHLYGISFGF, translated from the coding sequence ATGAGTGTAGTAGACATATTTTTATTTGGAGTAGGTCTATCTATGGACGCATTTGCTGTTGCTATCTGCAAGGGACTGGCAATGAAGCAGGTAAACAAAAAGCAAATGCTTATGATAGCCCTATTCTTTGGCGGTTTTCAGGCGTTGATGCCGTTGATTGGCTTCATCTTGGGAAGTGCTTTTGCTGATATGATTTCAGCTTATGATCATTGGATTGCCTTCGTACTTCTGTTATATGTAGGTGGCAAAATGATTATTGACGCCATCCGTGAATGGAAGGATGAGGATAAGGTTGAGATAATGGACCCACCACTTGATTACAAGGAGCTTACACTTCTTGCAATTGCAACAAGTATCGATGCATTAGCATGTGGAGTTACTTTTTCATTCTACGAAGGATTTAACATACTTCGTGCAATCTTAATTATTGGTTTAACAACATTTGCTATTTCAGCAGGTGGTGTTTATGTGGGAAATATTTTTGGTAATAAGTTCAAGGCAAAGGCCCAGTTATTAGGCGGATTTATCCTGATTTTCCTGGGCGTGAAAATCTTGCTTGAGCATTTATATGGAATATCATTTGGGTTTTAA
- a CDS encoding carbohydrate ABC transporter permease codes for MVKKFTVLDFIIRVLVIIIAMLVLFPFFLIVINVFRNANDIVSNPVSVAGMSIEKLMNNLTSVINNTNFSFWSAFATSAIVTVFSLVLLALFGGMAAWVICRNKTKWSAFIYMVFIASMIIPFQVVMLPLISTFRDVGKFLGITMLQSFPGIIFAYLGFGGAMTVFILNGFIKTIPYELEEAASIDGCSPEGIYFRVIFPLLKPPIVTVTILNGMWIWNDYLLPSLMLGHNGKVKTLPVAVQAFIGSYVKQWDLILTAAFLAIIPMIILFLFAQKQIMGGLVDGAIKS; via the coding sequence ATGGTAAAGAAATTTACAGTACTAGATTTTATTATCAGGGTTTTAGTTATTATCATTGCGATGTTAGTGCTATTTCCATTTTTTCTGATTGTTATAAATGTATTTAGAAATGCAAATGATATAGTTAGTAATCCAGTAAGTGTGGCTGGAATGTCAATTGAAAAGCTGATGAATAACCTGACATCAGTTATAAATAATACTAACTTTAGTTTTTGGTCTGCCTTCGCCACATCTGCAATAGTAACCGTATTTTCGCTGGTATTACTTGCATTATTTGGTGGAATGGCAGCATGGGTAATATGCAGAAATAAAACGAAATGGTCAGCATTTATATACATGGTATTTATCGCATCAATGATAATCCCATTTCAGGTAGTTATGCTTCCACTTATATCAACCTTTAGAGATGTGGGTAAATTCCTTGGAATCACAATGCTTCAATCATTCCCTGGTATCATTTTTGCTTACCTAGGATTTGGTGGTGCAATGACAGTGTTTATCTTAAATGGATTTATAAAGACCATACCATACGAGCTTGAGGAAGCTGCATCAATTGACGGCTGTTCTCCAGAAGGTATTTATTTTAGAGTTATCTTCCCTCTTCTAAAACCACCAATTGTGACGGTTACAATCCTTAATGGAATGTGGATTTGGAACGATTATTTGCTACCATCACTTATGCTTGGTCATAACGGAAAGGTGAAAACACTTCCGGTTGCAGTACAAGCATTCATCGGCTCATATGTAAAACAGTGGGATTTGATTTTGACAGCAGCATTCCTTGCAATTATCCCAATGATAATCCTGTTTTTATTTGCACAAAAGCAGATTATGGGCGGCCTCGTAGACGGTGCTATAAAATCCTAG
- the metG gene encoding methionine--tRNA ligase yields the protein MGNKGNYYITTAIAYTSGKPHIGNTYEIVLADSIARFRRQEGYNVFFQTGTDEHGQKIELKAAEAGITPKEFVDNVSGQVRNIWDLMNTSYDKFIRTTDEDHEKQVKKIFKKLYDKGDIYKSSYEGLYCTPCESFWTESQLVDGKCPDCGREVQPAKEEAYFFKMSKYADKLIDYINTHPEFIQPVSRKNEMMNNFLLPGLQDLCVSRTSFTWGIPVDFDPKHVVYVWLDALTNYITGIGYDCDGESSDQFKALWPADLHLIGKDIIRFHTIYWPIFLMALDLPLPKQVFGHPWLLTKSADGGDDKMSKSKGNVIYADELVDFFGVDAVRYFVLHEMPFENDGAISWPLMVERVNSDLANTLGNLVNRTISMSNKYFGGVVEDKGVTEEVDADLKAVVTGTVAAVESKMAELRVADAITEVFNLFKRCNKYIDETMPWALAKDETKQDRLATVLYNLVEGISIGATLLKAFMPETSEKVLAQLGAKEIPYDELSTFGHYVNGNKVTDAPEILFARLDLDEVMAKVAELHPAQPEEADADDEEGIDIEAKPEITFDDFMKLQFQVGKIVSCEAVKGSKKLLCSQVKIGSQTKQIVSGISKHYSPEEMVGKKVMVLVNLKPAKLAGVLSEGMLLCAEDAEGNLSLMTPEKSMPSGAEIC from the coding sequence ATGGGTAACAAAGGCAATTATTACATCACCACAGCAATTGCTTACACATCAGGTAAGCCACATATTGGAAACACATACGAAATCGTGCTTGCAGATTCAATCGCTCGTTTCCGTCGACAGGAAGGATACAATGTTTTCTTCCAGACAGGAACAGATGAGCACGGTCAGAAAATCGAGTTAAAGGCCGCTGAAGCAGGCATCACTCCAAAGGAGTTTGTTGACAATGTTTCAGGTCAGGTTAGAAATATTTGGGATTTAATGAACACATCTTATGACAAGTTCATCCGTACAACCGATGAGGATCATGAGAAGCAGGTTAAGAAGATTTTCAAGAAGCTATACGATAAGGGCGATATTTACAAGAGCTCATACGAAGGACTTTACTGTACACCATGTGAGTCTTTCTGGACAGAGTCACAGCTTGTTGATGGCAAGTGCCCTGACTGCGGTCGCGAGGTTCAGCCAGCAAAGGAAGAGGCTTACTTCTTCAAGATGAGCAAATACGCTGACAAGCTTATTGATTATATCAACACACATCCTGAGTTTATTCAGCCAGTTTCTCGTAAAAACGAGATGATGAATAACTTCCTTCTTCCAGGATTACAGGATCTTTGTGTTAGCCGCACATCATTTACATGGGGTATTCCAGTAGATTTTGATCCAAAGCACGTTGTTTATGTATGGCTTGATGCTCTTACAAACTATATCACAGGTATTGGTTATGATTGTGATGGTGAGTCATCTGATCAGTTCAAGGCTTTATGGCCAGCTGACCTTCACCTCATCGGAAAGGATATCATCCGTTTCCATACAATTTATTGGCCTATTTTCCTTATGGCACTTGATCTTCCACTTCCAAAGCAGGTATTTGGACATCCATGGCTTCTTACAAAGTCAGCTGATGGTGGCGATGACAAGATGTCAAAGTCAAAGGGAAATGTTATCTATGCAGATGAATTAGTTGATTTCTTCGGTGTAGATGCAGTTAGATATTTCGTTCTTCACGAAATGCCATTCGAGAATGATGGTGCTATTTCATGGCCACTTATGGTTGAGCGTGTTAACTCAGATCTTGCAAACACACTTGGAAACCTTGTAAACCGTACAATCTCAATGAGCAACAAGTACTTCGGTGGAGTTGTTGAGGATAAGGGTGTTACAGAGGAAGTTGATGCAGATCTTAAGGCTGTAGTTACAGGTACAGTTGCAGCAGTTGAGTCAAAGATGGCTGAACTTCGTGTTGCAGATGCTATTACAGAAGTATTCAATCTCTTCAAGAGATGTAACAAATATATCGACGAGACAATGCCTTGGGCACTTGCAAAGGACGAGACAAAGCAGGATAGACTTGCTACTGTTCTTTACAACTTGGTTGAGGGCATCTCAATTGGTGCTACACTTCTCAAGGCTTTTATGCCTGAGACATCAGAAAAGGTATTAGCTCAGCTTGGTGCAAAGGAAATCCCTTACGATGAGCTTTCTACTTTCGGTCACTATGTAAACGGAAATAAGGTTACAGATGCTCCAGAGATTCTCTTTGCTCGTCTTGACCTTGATGAGGTTATGGCAAAGGTTGCAGAGCTTCATCCTGCACAGCCAGAGGAAGCAGATGCTGATGATGAGGAAGGAATCGATATCGAAGCAAAGCCTGAAATCACATTTGATGATTTTATGAAGCTTCAGTTCCAGGTTGGTAAGATTGTTTCTTGTGAAGCAGTTAAGGGCTCTAAAAAGCTTCTTTGCTCACAGGTTAAGATTGGTTCACAGACAAAGCAGATTGTTTCTGGTATCAGCAAGCACTACTCTCCAGAGGAGATGGTTGGAAAGAAGGTTATGGTTCTTGTAAACCTTAAGCCAGCTAAGCTTGCAGGTGTTCTTTCAGAAGGAATGCTTCTTTGCGCAGAGGATGCTGAAGGCAACCTTTCACTTATGACACCAG